GCTCGTTCGCTGCAATACTGCTCCCTGTCCGGAGAGGGCCTTTCTCAGAAGATCTATCCCGGCCACAGGGCCGTTATCTGAATTGCCATTCGGTTGCCATTTCCGGCTGGTCGCCACAAAAGTGCGCACTAAAAAAAGTTCGAAAATACCTCTTGCTTCGGCAAGCTTCAAGATGGGTTCACCGGGTGGATACTGCCAGGCCACTCGAATATGAGCCTCCTTGAACTTTTGCCTCTTGCGTTCATTCCAATTGGAGACCGCTGATATTGCCGAACTCTCATCGGTCGCGGATGGCTCGGCATGGCGGGCAGCCCAATGGACGGTGGCAAGTAATTCCATGCCGTAGGGAGTTTCAAAACCTTCGATGATTTCTGCGACTCTCGCCAGCCGCTCTCTTGACTCGTCATTCTCCCTGAGAAACTCCTCTGCCTCCTCGACCACTCCGGGCAAAAGCGCGATTTCAGCGTCCGGCTTCTGCTGGTCCCCATAGCCGCGGATGAAATGTCCCTCCAGCCGTTCAAGCACTTTGTTCAAGTTTGGCGCAAAGGGTCCGTAATGCCCGGCATGATAACGCAACCGGAGCGGTTCTCCCGCCTCTTGCAGAAAATAAGCAAGCTTTTGGATTTCCAACAGGGTCATTCGATAAGAAAGCTCGAGATATTGTGCCATCAGCTTGATGAGCATGGCGCGGGCAGCCGTCATCGCCGGTCTGGGGGTGTGTACCGGCATCTTGGCAGGAGGCGGTGAACCATGCGGCACATACAAAAGCAGATCAACTTCGGGCACATTGGCAAAAGCTTTTCTGATCATCGGTTCGACCACGCTCCACTGCAAACCACCGAGTCCACAGCCCAGTGGCGGGACCGCGATCGTCTTGATATTCAATTTTCTTACCGTTTGAACGAGCGCGTGCAGACCGGACTCGATATCTTCAATCCGCGACTTGCCGCGCCAATGCCGTTTGCTGGGAAAGTTGATGATGTATTTGGGGCCAAGCAATTGCCCCGTTTCAAACACGAACATTTCGCCCGGCTTGACATTGTGGGCACGGCAGGCTTTGGCATAAGCTTCAAAATTCTTTGGGAAAGCCTGCTTGAATTGCAGCGCAATTCCCTTGCCCATGTAGCCGACACGGTTGACGGTGTTGACCAGGGCCTCGGCATCAGCCTCGACAATGTTGCCTTGAACAATTTTGATCATTGCCGCCGCCTCTCAATAGTAGTACCAATCCCTTCTGATCCTGACCGGCCGCCGAGCCTCCGGCGGGTATTGCTGCAGAATCTGCTCGATTTGGTTTTGATTCCGGCATTCATCACCACAATTTCTCTGATCAACGACCAGTCACAGAACTGATAAATGAGAAACTCTGCTTGCTTGCGCCTTTGTCTGTCCTTGTCGTCCTGCGTATCCGCCCAATAGCGCAGGTTGACAGCCGTCCAATCAACCTTGTCAAGATCGCGAAGGTCATTGTACCATTGCGTGAAGCTTGCCAGCCCGTGTCCATCAGCAAAGACAAAGCGAGTTCCATGCTGCTGAATGTCTTGTGCCGTGGCAATGAGGTAAATCAGCGGCTCCTGACCCTCTGCGTAATCTCTCACCTGCCCCGTCTTGAGCTGCAACAGCATGGGGGAGAGAAAGCCAAAATAGAACGAGACGTAATCATGGATGGTACCTCCCGGGCCACAAGGAATTGCGGTCCGCTGCCGGCGGGATTGGATTTCCATGTTGTGAATGACTTTGTAAGTCAGCCCGTCGGCAGGGGTGTGGTTGGGCGCGTAAATTCCACCTCGCCGCAAACAGATGTGAAGATTGTCCTGGTGCATCAGCCTTAAAATTGTCGTGGGAGTGGGTGCCGGTTTCAAGGCTTTCTTTCCTCAATAAAAATGACTTCTGAGGACTGTTGCGGCGAAAACTAAACTTCTGTCAAAATATTGCACATATAACGGCATTTTCCAATCTGTTTTTTCGGCAAGTGGGCGGGTAGCCAGCGTGAATCTCTGGTTCCTGCAGCATTTACGAAATTCTTCACAACCTCAGAAAGCCTGCAGGCGTGCTGCAACCGACTGCGGCAAGAGACCGCGGCGCTGCAACAATCCCGGGAGTCAATCCTGTTTTCCTTTTCACCTCGCGGACAATCTTGCGGGATTGCGAAGGCAAGGCCAAATGCTTCGCAGGCATCCTGGCTGAATGCCCGGAGCCGTGACTGCCTGCTTGCAAAATTCCAACGCCCGCAGCTCACGCCGCCCGTGCCTTGCGCAGCGGTATGACCACCAGGGCAAACACGATGACGCCGAACATCAGCAGCGACATCCACGCCCCGCCGTTGCCGGCGACAAAGTCGAATTCCGCCACGCCAAACAGCACCTGGGTGAGCGAGGTGAAATCCTCGAACGCCAAAACCAGGCCCGCCAGCAGCACGCCGGTGATCGCCTCCCCGGCGATCAACCCCGAGGCGATGAGCGTGCCGGTATTCTCCACAGTTTCTTTGGCCCCTGCCGCCAATTGCCTGGCCGCCATCCAGCGATCGACAAACAGCCGGATCAAACCGCCGGTGAAAATCGCGAAGGTGGTTTCGAAGGGCAGATACATGCCGACCGCGATCAACATCGGTGAGGGGGCTTTGAGCAAAATCAGCGCGCCGGAGAAGCACATGCCGAAGATGATCAAGCCCCACGGCATCTCACCGCCGACAATGCCCTTGGCGAGCTGCGCCATCAAGCCGGCTTGCGGCGCCGGCAGCAGGCGGTCGCCAATGCCGATGCCGCCGCTTTTGAGATTGCCTTCGTGCAAAATCATGATGGGCGCCACCAGCACGAAGGCCACGACAATCGTGCTCAGCAGGCAGGTGATCTCCATTTTGCGCGGCGTGCCGCCCAGCAAATGGCCGACCTTGAGGTCTTGAATCATGTCCCCCGCCATGGCCGTGGCGCACGCCACCACCGCGGCCACGCCGAGCACCGCGCCCACGCCGCGCAGCCCGGTCACGCCGAAAGCCACCATCAGCAGCGCGGCGATCACCAGCGTGGAAAGCGTCAAGCCCGACACCGGTTGATTCGAGCCGCCCACCAATCCCACCAGCCAGCCGCCCACCGCCGACAGCAGGAAGCCCATCACCAGCATCACCACCGCCGAGACAATCGCGCCGGTGACACTTTGGCTGAAATAATAGTAGAGCAGGCCCATGGGAATCACCAGCACGGCCGTGGCAATGAGAATGATCCTGGGATCGAGATCCTGTTCCAGCCGTGAGGGGGAGGCCACGCGGCTGCCTTTGCGCAACGCGTGCTGAAAGGCCTCGCGCAGCGCGCCGCGCAGCCCCCACATGGTTTTCATCGCACCCACAATCATCGCGCCCACCGCAATCGGCCGCACCTGGTTGTACCAAATCGAAAAGATGACCTCGCTCATTTCCGGCGAGGCGCCGGACAGCATGAGGCGGCCGGGCAGGTCCGGATTGAGAAACACCGCCAGCGGAATGAACACCAGCCAGGCGAGCACGCCGCCGGTGAAGTTGATGGCGGCGACTTCATAGCCGATGATGTAACCCACGCCCAGGAGCGCCGGCGAAATCGCCGGAGTCGCGAGCCGCAACGCGCCGGTGTGCGCCACCTCGCCCATGGGGGTGCGGTTGCTGCTGAAATGATGAATCACCGATTGCGGCAGGTGGATGACCCATTCCAAGCTCTCGCGAAAAATGGTCAGGCCCTTGCCGTCCTTGAAGATTTGCAGCAGCATGCCCAGGCCCATGGCGCCGAAGATGTACTTGGCCCCGCTTTCGCCGTGCTGGCCGGCCTTGACGATTTCAAAGCAGGCGCGGCTCTCCGGGAAGGGCAGGTCGGAATCGACGGTGAGCGTGCGGCGCAGCAGGATGATGAAGAGCACGCCCAGCACCCCGCCGATGAGCAGCATCAGCGAGGTTTCCCAGTAGCGGAAACTCGTCCACAGCCGCTCACCGTTCATTTCCACGATGACGAAGGCGGGCACGGTGAAAATGGCGCCCGCCACCAGCGCCTCGCCCACCGCGGCGGCGATGCGCATGGTATTCTGCTCGAGAATGCTGCCGCGAAAGAACGGCAGGCGAAACGCCGCAATCGCAATCACCGCCGCGGGAAACGTCGCGGACACGGTTTGACCGGCTTTCAGTCCAAGATAGGCATTGGCGGCACCCAGCACTGCGGCCATCACCAGGCCGAGGATGAGCGCCTTGGCCGTCATTTCCGGCAGCGAGGTTTCTGCGGGAACATAAGGCTGCTCACCAGGTTTTTCCGGCATTCCTTCCTCCCTTCGGGTTCAGGTTGTGTCAAACAAAGGCGCGTCATGAGAGCGGCGGCCATGAGCCACCCCTCGAGGCTGGCATCATGCAATACTCTCGTTCTGAACGTCGGGCTCCTGAGGGAGCTGGTGCAAAAATTCTCAGAAGAATCCCCCGTCTCAAATGAGGTTTCGTGGCAGTTGCCTTCGACGCGGAAGGGGCGACGGCGCAAGACTCGCGCTAGGGCTGCAGCCAGTAGCTCATCTTCACCAGCACCACATTTTCCGCGGGCAGGGAGAAGGTTCCGCGAAAGTCCCGGCCCACCGGGGTGTAGAAATCATCGTGGGCGCCGCGGCGCGCCTGGGTCCACACCAGGTAAAGCGTGCTGCCCGGCCGGTATTCCCAGCGCCATACCAGGTTGAGATGAAAGGAACGGTTGTTGAAATCGTGGTTGCCGTTGTATGCCTCGGGCACGAGCGTGGTGGGTGAAACCAGCCGTGCAAAATTGTCGAAATGGCCCTTGGCCAGGAAGGTTTGCGCATAGAGCTGCAGGGTGAGATCGCGGGTGAAAGTCAGGTTGCTGCGCAGTGTGAGATTGTATTCTTCGGTGTCACGCCGGCCGAAAAGGGCGTAGGGGTTTTGCAGGAACAGGGAATCCGGCACATTGGGCACCCAGGCGGTGCGATTGCGGCTGCGACCAAAGCCCAGCTCGCTGCTGATTTGTGCCCAGGTGGTGGGCCGCACTTCGATTTGCAGATTGGCCCGCCACTGGCGGTGGCCACCGGCATCGCGGAGATAGTTTTGGGCAAAGCTGGCGATGAGGGAGCGGCGGGGGTCGGTCGCGACGCCGCCCTCCACCATCAGATAATCAGGCTGGTGGTACAGGCCGCGGCCACGCGACTCACGATCATCATTGTTGTTGAAGGCGTATTTGACGCTCAGGTCGGTGTTCCAATAATTCCACCATTGCGCAACGGCGCTGAGACTGGTTTCGCTGATGAGGCGGGCGCCGTCGAAATTCCAGCGCAGATGCCCCAGGCTTTGGAGATGCCACTGGCGCAGCAGGCGGCCGGGTTGGTCCTCTTTGTAACGCAGTGTCAGCACCGTGCCGTAATCATTGGGACGGAAGAAAAAACCGAGGTCGTTGATGTTGTAATGCCGCGTGGTGAAATCGCCGCTGAGCGCGTAAAGCCAGTGGGTGCCGCCATCCTTGCCGAAGCGCAATTTGCCGGCGGAACCGCTGATGCGGCGGGATTCGCCCTGCGTGGTGTGGGAGCCGGCCCAAAAGCCGTCGATCACGTAGCGGCTTTGCTGGAAGCGCAGATTCCAATCCACCCCGCCGGTGAAAGCGGGATAACGCTGCGCGCGTGCCACCGCGGTGGCCATCATGCCCACGGTGGAATGGTCGAGCAGATCCTGTTTCAGACGGACCAGGCTGTAACTTGCCGCCGGCTCGCTGATCAGCGCCTGTTCTTCATCGGTGACGGCTTGCAACATGCCAAAGGACAGGCCGCGGCTGGTCTTGCCGGTGAGTTTGGCGGCCCCCAGAATGGTGGCGGCCTCATTGCGGCCGGTCAGCGGCCGGCCGATGCGGCGCGAATAAAACAAGCCCGGCCCGAAGTCACCGCCAAAAGTGGTGAAGCGCAAAATCTGTGTCCCCTCGATGAAGAACGGCCGCTTCTCTGGATAAAAGGTCTCGAACGTGCTGAGATTCAGCACCGCCGGGTCGGCTTCCACCTGGCCAAAATCCGGGTTGACGGTGAGATCGATGGTGAGATTGCTGGTCAGGCCGTATTTGAGATCGAAGCCGGCAGCGCTGCGAAAATCAGCCGCATTCGATCCCGGCGGCCGCAAGGCGGGGCTGGTAAATTGCCCCTTGGCCACCGCATAAGGCTGCAGCTCCACATGCCGGGGATTGGGCAGGCGGCCGTGCAGCCGCAAATGCCCAAAATGCGAGACGAAACCATTCTGGCTCTTGCGCACCAGCGCCCAAAAGGAGGTTTCCTGCTTGCGGCTGATGCGGCGAATGACATTGAAGCCCCACTCGTTGTCGCCGCCGGCCGCAGGGGTGTAGCGCAGCATGTTGAAGGGGATTTTGAACTCGGCCGACCAGCCGCCCGCAGGCCGGCCGTTGCCGGCAAAGGGGGCGTGGCTGTGCAGAATTTGCGTTTTGACCTCCCAGATGGCATCCCACGAGTTGTCTTCCTCCGCGCCGTCATTGTATTGCAGAATGTCGATTTTGACGCCGGAGGCCAGCACGGTGAACTCGAAGGCGGTTTTTTGATCGTGAAAGCTGTCGAGCCGAATCGAGATGAAATCGGATTCGATTTCGTTGTCGCGGCGCGTCAGGCGGGCGACGATCTTGTCCGGTTCGGCATCGTACATCATGCAGCCGAAATAGATGGCCTGTGCGTCATACAGAATGCGGATCTCGGTTGGCTCGCTTGCAGGCCGGCCTTCGAACGGCTCGTATTGCAGAAAGCCGTTGACGGTCGTGGCTGTTTGCCAGACCGCTTCCTCGAGGCGGCCGTCGATTTGGGGTGGCGTGGTGGTGGGCGTGGCAATGGCGAAACGTTCGTTGTCGCCGGCATGGAGAGCGGTGCCGGGCAACATGCCCGCAGCAAGCAGCAGCAGAACAATTTTCTTCATTCGACCTCACGGAAAGTCATCCGGCCGGTGGCGCTTGCAGGCAGGCGGCCCCGCAACCGGCATTTGAATCCTGCACGACACATTTCAGTCAATTGCCGCAAGACGCAGCCAGTTTATGGCTTTTGCCCCAGCCGCTCGAGATAGAACCCGGCGACGGCGCGCAGGCGGTGCACGAACGATTCTTCGTGCACGAGCGTGCCGAGAATGCCGGCCTTCAAGCGCGCCCATTGCCAAAGGCAGAAATCAAACTCGCCGCGTGCCCGCCGGCGCAGCTCGACCAGCACGAAAAAGTCGCCGATCTCCGCCAACTGCAAGCCCCATTTGCTCACCGGCGAGACGTTTTGCGCCAGCAAGCGCACGCTGGTGCCATCACTCTGCAGGCTCGCGCGGTAGATGACGCGCCCCAGGCGGTTGTCAATTTGATAAAAATAGAAGGCGGTGTCAACAGGCAAGCTGCGAAAGACGGGCGCAGGCACAGCCGAACGCGCGGCTGGATGGGCCAGCACGGCGCTGACTTTGAACAGCGTGGTGTGTTTTTTCTCGGTCCGGGAATAATATTGCAGCCCGGTGAGCCGGTGCAGCGCCGCCAGGCTGTCGGCGATTTGCAAAACCGTGAGCCGGCTCTGCACCCGCCCGCGGGCACGCAGCAACAATTTGAAGGGCCGGTGTCGGGGAAATTCCACGGGCAGCGTGTCCGCGCCCAGCTCCTGCAGTTTGTGAAAAATTTCCACCCGCAGCGAATCGCCGCCACTGCCGGCTGCCGCCATGACCGGCCGGGCAGAAACGCAGAGGGTGAGCAGCAGCACCGTGCAATGCTGCCTCATTGCACCTCCCTGCGAGGGCGGAGCTTCTTCCCTGCCTTCATGCCGATTTCCGCTGCCGGCCGCGCACGCGCAGCCGCGCGAGCAAAGGCTCGAGCGCAGGCGGCAGCGCGGATTCGCTGGTCTCCAAAGTGTGCTGGCGGTCGTTGTTGATCACACGCAAGCGGTAATGAAACTGATCGGCCGTGGCCGCGGCATTTTCCAGATGGCTGGGCAGCTCGAAAAAACCCGTGGCCTCGACCAGTTGCTGCCATTCGCGTGCTTCCTCGGGCGGCAATGTTTCGGTATCGATGACCGTCGTGACCCGGCGGCCCATGAAACCACCGCTGCGTTCAAAGTGAATCTGCATTTTCGGCCTCCGTTGTCAGATTCTCCCGGCTTGCCAAGTCGTGGCGGCATGTCAACATTGCCGGGTGTGGCATCTTTGTTCTTTCAGCGCCGGAGCGCCGCAGTCAGCACACTCACCGGCACCAGCAGGCAGCCCTTGTTGCCGCCGCCGCCACCCGGCTCGGCGATGGTGAGGCCCACTTCCGCCCAGCCGGTGCGCACCGCCTGCTGCTCCAGGCTGCCCCTGCCAAAAAGCTCGCCGGCCACCTGATAAGTGAGATTGGCCGCCTCCTGAAAATCGGAGCGCGTGGCGAGTTTGTCGCGCAACGTGACATACCAGATGCGGCCGGCTTTTTCCCAGGCATGGCCGCCCAGCTCGCGCGCGACGACGTAGAACGCATGATTGGGAATGCCGGAGTTGATATGCACGCCACCGTTGTCATAGTCGACGTTCCGGTAGGCGCTCATGTGGGCCGGCTGTGGATCCTCACCCAGCACGGGATCGTGGTAAGCCGTGCCCGGCGCTTTCATCGAGCGCAGCGCCACGCCGTTGACGTTGGCAGTAAGCAGGCCCTGGCCAATGAGCCAGTCGGCCTCGGCCGCGGTTTGATGGCGCTGGCGTTGCTTGACCAATGCGCCGAACACGTCGGAGAAGGATTCGTTGAGCGCGCCGGCCTGCTCCCAATACACCAGCCGTGCCTCATGCTGGGTGACGCCATGCGTCAGCTCGTGGGCGATGATGTCCACCGCAATGGTGAAGCGGTTGAACAGACGCTCGGCCACCGGCAGATCCTCATCCCCGTCGCCATAGACCATTTGCTCGCCGTTCCAGAAGGCATTGTCATAGCCCTGGTCGTAATGCACCGTGGAAGTCAAGCGCAGACCGTTGCCGTCGATGGAATCGCGGCCGTAGACTTCTTTGAACAGTTGATACGTCGCGCCCGCGCCCTCATAGGCTTCATCCACCGCCGGATCGCCGCTTGCGGGTTCCCCCTCACGGCGCACCTTCTGGCCGGGCAGGGACTTGCCGTGGCGCGCGTCATACACCACGCGCTCCAGTTGTTCCGCACGCGCCAATTTGGCGAGGGTGACATGCTCGGTCAGCGTCTGACGCTGGCTGCGGAATTGTTCGGAGACTTCCAGCGTGCGTCGCGCCCATTGTTGCTGTGCCGGCGTGCCGTGCTCCGCGATGCGCTTGAGCAGGTGTGGCGGCACGATGCATTGCATCCGGTTGCCGCGAGTGTGCTGATGCATGGACCTTGCCTTTTCAGGAAGAGTAAGCGGTTCGAGCTTGCATTATCGGCGGACACGTCTTGTTAACGCCGCCGGCAGTATCGTCGCAATCGGCCTCAACTTACAACAAAACCGCAGAAAGTCAATCGCCAATTTGGGGAGTTGTGATCTGCCCGGCAACTGCCCGTCCTGCCAGCTCGATCCGTCGCAACCGGGCTGTGCGGCTCCGACACCCGGCATCTCCCGTCATTGGGGTTTGGAATAAGCGCCTCTGCCCGCTGGGTCATGCTGCCAGTCTCTCCCCGGCTTTGGGGGGGAACCGCCGATTGCAGAGAAGATTCTGTGCCGGAGTAGATGCTTGCGGGATCACAAGCATGGCGATGCTCCGCACCACAAAAATCACACAGACCGCCAGGTTTCCCCTCGTGCTCTTGGTGGATTGCGTGGTTCGAAAACCTTCGCGGTGACGGTACCGTGCCCTTTCTGATCGGTCACGGCTTGGCCGTGGCATTCCGGCAGAGAGCATCCGCAGGATCGCAAGAGCAGGCCACGGTCGAACCGTGGCGGAACGTTGATCCTTTGCGAAACCCCTGCGGCTTCGCGTCCTGGCGTGTTCTGGCTTTTGGGATTTTATCGTTTCGAAAAAGTTGGCAGCATTGGGCTTCCAGCCTGCCTGCAGGCCTTTTCGTACCTGAATTTTGCACTGAATTGGCTAAAATCGCAATTCAAGCGGTTCAGAAATTGTTTTGATTCACCCAGTGGGTGTTGCAAAAAATTTTTTGCACAGCTGGCTTTGCTTTTAACTCCGCTGGAAGTGGGATGTTTATAGCAGCAGTGCGCTGTTTAGGTTTTGAAAACTCCGTCGGAGTGAAATGTGCTTCTCGCCAAATAATCGAGGCGTGTATCAACGAAGTGCGACATGTCACTCCTGCGGAGTTTGAGAATGGTGGTAACTTGGAATTGACTACAAACATTGCACCCCTGGCGGGGTTAGTCAGAGTGCACAACCGATCACAATTAACTGTGCCCTTTGCTGCAAAATTCAGATCGTAACAAACTTGAACCGCGAAGTCGGGAAGAACACCGGGCTGGTATTGCTTTGTGTACTTGGCGGCCTGGCGCTTCAAAAAATCTTCGTGGTCGGGATTTGGGGGGGGGCATCATTGTCATGCGTGCGCCCATCCGGCACACTGACAACGTTGCGCAGATTTTCTGTCTGCCTGCGGGCTGGAATGCTGTGCCACGGCATTTTCGGAGGAATGTCCATGCCGCTCGCGGGACACCCATCACGATGAAAATGTAGCGCAGACATCTTGTCTGCCTGCAGGCTGGAAGCCTGCGCTACGGCATTTTCGGAGGAATCAAGGGGACGGCGGAGGAATCCAGAGGGCAGTGATTGCGCGGGCTTTTGTTTCATGACAGGATTGCCGGCCGTTGCATGCAACCGCCGGCAATCCTGAATTTTTCCTGTGCCAGGCTTACCAGGAGCGGCGTCCGCCGCCACGGCGCTCGAAACCGCCGCTGCTGCGCCGCTCATTATTGCGCGGCCGGGCCTCATTGACGTTCAGCGCTTTGCCATCCAGATCACGGCCGTTCAAGCTGGACATGGCGGCTTCGGCTTCGCTTTTGGCGGGCATTTCCACGAAACCAAAGCCCTTGGACTCGCCGCTGAATCTGTCCTTGATGACTTCGGCCGAGGTCACCTGCCCGAAGGTCTCGAACATTTGTTGCAGGGCATCGGAGGTGACGCGGCGCGAGAGGTTGCCAACGAAAATTTTCATGGGAAAACCATCCTGAAATTAAATGTGAACAGCATGAGTGTGAGTGATGACTAATTGAAAGCAAAACGTCGGCTGCGCGTCCGGCCGGCGGCCGGACCGCCGTGGCGCCGGGCAGGAACCCGCGCATGAAAACTGCGCGGCCGGCGTTCGCGCGGTTCGGCGGTGGCGGAAGACGGCCGGCTGTAGTCAAAATCCGCCAGGGTGTGGCGCGGGATTTTGACCTTGATCAAATGTTGAATGGCAGCCAGGGCATTTTCCTCCGCCGGTGTGACCAGGGTGAGCGCCTCGCCCACGGCTTGCGCGCGGGCGGTGCGACCGATGCGATGCACGTAATCCTCCGGCGTCACCGGGACGTCGAAATTGATCACATGCGAAATGCCGTCGATATCCAGGCCGCGCGCGGCAATGTCGGTGGCCACCAGGATGCGATAGACACGGTCGCGGAATCCTGCGAGCGCAGCCAGTCGCTGGCCTTGCGTGCGGTCGCCGTGAATCATCGCGGCCTGGAAGCCGCTGTCCTTCAGGCGGAGCGCCAGGCGCACCGTGCGATCCTTGGTGCGCGTGAAAATCAACACTGACTCCATCTCGTGCTGCTGCAGCAACGCCAGCAGCAGCTCGGTCTTGAGATGGCCCGGCACCGGATAAGCAGCCTGGCTCACGCCTGCCGCCGGCGCCGCCTGCCGGCCGACTTGCACGGTGGCCGGGTCGCGCAGAATTTTGCGGC
The window above is part of the candidate division KSB1 bacterium genome. Proteins encoded here:
- a CDS encoding DUF4433 domain-containing protein, with product MKPAPTPTTILRLMHQDNLHICLRRGGIYAPNHTPADGLTYKVIHNMEIQSRRQRTAIPCGPGGTIHDYVSFYFGFLSPMLLQLKTGQVRDYAEGQEPLIYLIATAQDIQQHGTRFVFADGHGLASFTQWYNDLRDLDKVDWTAVNLRYWADTQDDKDRQRRKQAEFLIYQFCDWSLIREIVVMNAGIKTKSSRFCSNTRRRLGGRSGSEGIGTTIERRRQ
- a CDS encoding oligopeptide transporter, OPT family, with amino-acid sequence MPEKPGEQPYVPAETSLPEMTAKALILGLVMAAVLGAANAYLGLKAGQTVSATFPAAVIAIAAFRLPFFRGSILEQNTMRIAAAVGEALVAGAIFTVPAFVIVEMNGERLWTSFRYWETSLMLLIGGVLGVLFIILLRRTLTVDSDLPFPESRACFEIVKAGQHGESGAKYIFGAMGLGMLLQIFKDGKGLTIFRESLEWVIHLPQSVIHHFSSNRTPMGEVAHTGALRLATPAISPALLGVGYIIGYEVAAINFTGGVLAWLVFIPLAVFLNPDLPGRLMLSGASPEMSEVIFSIWYNQVRPIAVGAMIVGAMKTMWGLRGALREAFQHALRKGSRVASPSRLEQDLDPRIILIATAVLVIPMGLLYYYFSQSVTGAIVSAVVMLVMGFLLSAVGGWLVGLVGGSNQPVSGLTLSTLVIAALLMVAFGVTGLRGVGAVLGVAAVVACATAMAGDMIQDLKVGHLLGGTPRKMEITCLLSTIVVAFVLVAPIMILHEGNLKSGGIGIGDRLLPAPQAGLMAQLAKGIVGGEMPWGLIIFGMCFSGALILLKAPSPMLIAVGMYLPFETTFAIFTGGLIRLFVDRWMAARQLAAGAKETVENTGTLIASGLIAGEAITGVLLAGLVLAFEDFTSLTQVLFGVAEFDFVAGNGGAWMSLLMFGVIVFALVVIPLRKARAA
- a CDS encoding carbohydrate binding family 9 domain-containing protein; this encodes MKKIVLLLLAAGMLPGTALHAGDNERFAIATPTTTPPQIDGRLEEAVWQTATTVNGFLQYEPFEGRPASEPTEIRILYDAQAIYFGCMMYDAEPDKIVARLTRRDNEIESDFISIRLDSFHDQKTAFEFTVLASGVKIDILQYNDGAEEDNSWDAIWEVKTQILHSHAPFAGNGRPAGGWSAEFKIPFNMLRYTPAAGGDNEWGFNVIRRISRKQETSFWALVRKSQNGFVSHFGHLRLHGRLPNPRHVELQPYAVAKGQFTSPALRPPGSNAADFRSAAGFDLKYGLTSNLTIDLTVNPDFGQVEADPAVLNLSTFETFYPEKRPFFIEGTQILRFTTFGGDFGPGLFYSRRIGRPLTGRNEAATILGAAKLTGKTSRGLSFGMLQAVTDEEQALISEPAASYSLVRLKQDLLDHSTVGMMATAVARAQRYPAFTGGVDWNLRFQQSRYVIDGFWAGSHTTQGESRRISGSAGKLRFGKDGGTHWLYALSGDFTTRHYNINDLGFFFRPNDYGTVLTLRYKEDQPGRLLRQWHLQSLGHLRWNFDGARLISETSLSAVAQWWNYWNTDLSVKYAFNNNDDRESRGRGLYHQPDYLMVEGGVATDPRRSLIASFAQNYLRDAGGHRQWRANLQIEVRPTTWAQISSELGFGRSRNRTAWVPNVPDSLFLQNPYALFGRRDTEEYNLTLRSNLTFTRDLTLQLYAQTFLAKGHFDNFARLVSPTTLVPEAYNGNHDFNNRSFHLNLVWRWEYRPGSTLYLVWTQARRGAHDDFYTPVGRDFRGTFSLPAENVVLVKMSYWLQP
- a CDS encoding M4 family metallopeptidase, translated to MHQHTRGNRMQCIVPPHLLKRIAEHGTPAQQQWARRTLEVSEQFRSQRQTLTEHVTLAKLARAEQLERVVYDARHGKSLPGQKVRREGEPASGDPAVDEAYEGAGATYQLFKEVYGRDSIDGNGLRLTSTVHYDQGYDNAFWNGEQMVYGDGDEDLPVAERLFNRFTIAVDIIAHELTHGVTQHEARLVYWEQAGALNESFSDVFGALVKQRQRHQTAAEADWLIGQGLLTANVNGVALRSMKAPGTAYHDPVLGEDPQPAHMSAYRNVDYDNGGVHINSGIPNHAFYVVARELGGHAWEKAGRIWYVTLRDKLATRSDFQEAANLTYQVAGELFGRGSLEQQAVRTGWAEVGLTIAEPGGGGGNKGCLLVPVSVLTAALRR
- a CDS encoding RNA-binding protein, which codes for MKIFVGNLSRRVTSDALQQMFETFGQVTSAEVIKDRFSGESKGFGFVEMPAKSEAEAAMSSLNGRDLDGKALNVNEARPRNNERRSSGGFERRGGGRRSW
- a CDS encoding DEAD/DEAH box helicase, producing the protein MSFHRFGLHADLLKALDQLGYHEPTPIQEQAIPLALRGRDLIGCAQTGTGKTAAFALPILNRLHPILSGRIRALILTPTRELAAQINEVMQGLMQYTKLYTAAIYGGVGLAPQQRALRLATDVIVATPGRLLDHMKSGVGRFDGLEVLVLDEADRMLDMGFLPDVNRIIARLPPQRQTMMFSATMPREILELSRKILRDPATVQVGRQAAPAAGVSQAAYPVPGHLKTELLLALLQQHEMESVLIFTRTKDRTVRLALRLKDSGFQAAMIHGDRTQGQRLAALAGFRDRVYRILVATDIAARGLDIDGISHVINFDVPVTPEDYVHRIGRTARAQAVGEALTLVTPAEENALAAIQHLIKVKIPRHTLADFDYSRPSSATAEPRERRPRSFHARVPARRHGGPAAGRTRSRRFAFN